A DNA window from Leishmania panamensis strain MHOM/PA/94/PSC-1 chromosome 27 sequence contains the following coding sequences:
- a CDS encoding protein kinase-like protein (TriTrypDB/GeneDB-style sysID: LpmP.27.1780) encodes MTSRGEHLRLEKGSVVKNHYEVITPIGTGNFSKVYRVIDLQLPVKEQQRKPLAMKVIKKEYSSDAKYEKQMLIVLHEHDGGRNARVSKMYECFVWQECPVFIMPMHGPSLRSRRLGVNRGIVTHEKLLEFSYNLLETMGFVHFECHMVHTDLKPENILIADRNVAENSMGNEWVVCDFGSASLWRMDKLDSDLISTRPYRAPEVVLGNKWHYAADMWSVGCILYEVAVGHRLFETRDDLTHLHMMDRRLGRLPEAFVKHSKYSSRYFNSHGDFVSTPDVIRFSKCRLTPIREVFRYDREFLHLLKGLLTYIPDERMTSAEALALPMFDALRAARKERQRLADATAEAQQQQRRRFAGAAILGNGMSPRPTDSSDNSALDHTVDGARKNDRSSSVHHGRGAAEVQSLSARSSSTIRDISSTDDMTAVADGAKNNHSSHRQHHHNHKRGETNSSNVAGSRSETHPCMTSVPAQEMSAASPTVSATSPFSDLAAGGTSREATARMTTVATAVAPVTAGSISRSATSSVMAPYAASPGKKRSSKARETRRRATSTPVVRSGGNQHSRSPSPGAGVLTEEVPSPHPVVNNHQSTSTGRAALVPQLALEHVKASALASDGAATPLSSQSGRRRSGRSARKLSGRIMSPATKSSMMTPHKGLSSGSQHGCGRSAAGGGSTKLDVTSPLKSPRQHLQLDLSADKRRNRTPPHSSSTACCLLETLSPTITRSPRMTKASLAAGPAQGLIISMPDANTTPPQTVFRAGAPPNSSTHRHSLRKPATMLGSISDHSITKENEAGVTTTLRLGPSVAASTEVTQSAAATELATLHRLSESPNTPLGYRAPLQRDITAVGMCMRTESLAVLGSPNVDDERHDVDHIREGRSEAATGDGDGGCKRVGSQTVTCLAATKNDDVDNVSADNSDKDNPSVVLPTKLFVSTPSSPINNRLSSTYNSDGSPHTTDYRSPVRCRPPMEGTSNASSPVMINTLNARFSTPSSEWRDVEVAKMEAIAAAMVKEGRQPFATALGPPLPQSQRNLFSAQRSHRHRSPRECSPAARSSSFLAGRQSPTRGPITPLRTVPEVTSNEDPHELASTVPLSHDSAARANSSSLLGGMLNAASVSKADLQSHMMPPSAGTTPAAGRSARRLSMAMSSTSATTTSKLTTPTHVGQTPSVPSQFTVVMTSADKLKSVSPFSVSEMRKPMSPPLTASQRAVIKPGRTPAAPVPAPVSACPSVEELIPMTLRVSATTSHPAVTAPRSHECSLSLKDGRLVNANSTVNPQLLTTAPTSPVGTIGVAAVLHQPLHRPYQPAHGLVYPSDSSSHVLSEAKMEEAGSAAASQSLGLHMARGSLVLQDRASPPNMSSQLPVIGAATAATAPPSFVLSRTTHGADERREALSHNSSNASAKLLNTQHTRTSPDPSLRCQRSSLCINIAPDVTAGTKSLRSATAVLTNASTSSRLNSSFKSGGTSKSGLATLSYPAALSGSAGSASFQSVSRSPRNPVAHGTTGINSLRSSTDGVSVTSARSPRNGVSLAASPKPSATYRRPGSPRGISPVLITTDLLTNAIGGNVMSTPMQLLQQPPSQTKMLQRSSAAVASTDAGLGKTSISIVPRYTQSGVTLLRSPMHQQSIGASVAATSRPQAQGLAAGPVNPMVVADSVASLKQPYKASFVAIKSVNSRGSTTDGSVNTISVDALSELTRSKPKHRRDPRTLRRISAPRPSTFSLSQANGAVSSLPTTGGSDGGDEDGDGQTRGAFANSVLSKPHDRDTPRCTSATEVSPPKM; translated from the coding sequence ATGACGTCGCGAGGAGAGCATCTTCGACTCGAGAAGGGGTCGGTAGTGAAGAACCACTACGAGGTCATCACCCCCATCGGTACCGGTAACTTTTCAAAAGTGTACCGTGTAATTGACCTGCAGTTGCCCGtcaaggagcagcagcgcaaacCGCTGGCGATGAAGGTGATTAAGAAGGAgtacagcagcgacgccaagTACGAGAAGCAGATGCTGATCGTGCTGCACGAACATGACGGGGGCCGCAACGCGCGTGTGTCAAAGATGTACGAGTGTTTTGTCTGGCAGGAGTGCCCTGTGTTCATTATGCCGATGCACGGCCCGAGTCTGCGCAGCCGACGCCTTGGGGTCAACCGCGGCATCGTCACGCACGAGAAGCTGCTCGAGTTCAGCTACAACTTGCTGGAGACGATGGGATTTGTGCACTTTGAGTGCCACATGGTGCACACCGATCTCAAGCCGGAGAACATCCTTATTGCTGACAGGAACGTTGCCGAGAACTCAATGGGTAACGAGTGGGTTGTCTGCGACTTTGGAAGTGCATCGCTCTGGCGTATGGACAAGCTGGACTCGGACCTCATTTCCACGCGTCCGTACCGCGCACCGGAAGTGGTGCTTGGCAACAAGTGGCACTACGCTGCCGACATGTGGAGTGTGGGCTGCATCCTCTACGAGGTTGCCGTTGGGCATCGCCTCTTCGAAACCCGCGATGACCTGACGCACCTGCACATGATGGACCGCCGCCTTGGGCGACTGCCGGAGGCCTTCGTGAAACACTCCAAGTACTCGAGCAGGTACTTCAACAGCCACGGCGATTTCGTGTCCACTCCGGACGTTATTCGCTTTTCTAAGTGCCGACTGACCCCAATACGTGAAGTGTTCAGGTATGACCGTGAATTTCTTCACCTACTCAAGGGGCTCCTCACGTACATCCCAGATGAGCGCATGACATCAGCTGAGGCGCTGGCTTTGCCCATGTTCGACGCGCTCCGCGCCGCTCGAAaggagcgacagcggctgGCAGATGCGActgcagaggcgcagcaacaacaacgccgccgcttcGCTGGAGCTGCCATCCTTGGAAACGGCATGAGCCCACGACCTacagacagcagcgacaacagcGCGCTCGACCACACCGTAGACGGAGCGAGAAAGAatgaccgcagcagcagtgtgcATCacggcagaggcgctgcagaagtGCAGAGCCTCAGCGCACGGTCGTCTTCCACTATAAGGGACATCAGCTCCACCGATGATATGACCGCAGTGGCGGATGGCGCCAAGAACAACCACTCCTCGCACAGGCAACACCACCATAATCACAAACGTGGTGAAacgaacagcagcaacgtggCGGGAAGCCGCTCAGAGACACACCCATGCATGACGTCTGTCCCTGCTCAAGAAATgtcagcagcatcgccgacCGTCAGCGCCACGTCACCGTTTAGCGACCTGGCGGCTGGTGGTACTTCCAGGGAGGCCACCGCCCGGATGACTACAGTCGCCACCGCAGTTGCTCCGGTGACAGCCGGGAGTATAAGCAGATCCGCTACGTCTAGTGTTATGGCACCGTACGCGGCATCGCCGGGCAAGAAGCGGTCTTCCAAGGCAAGAGAAACTCGCAGGCGTGCGACCAGCACGCCAGTGGTGCGAAGTGGCGGTAATCAGCACTCGAGGAGCCCTTCACCGGGAGCGGGCGTGCTGACTGAGGAGGTGCCGTCTCCACATCCGGTAGTGAACAACCACCAGTCCACCTCCACAGGGAGAGCGGCACTCGTGCCGCAGCTCGCTCTCGAACACGTCAAGGCGTCTGCCCTAGCGTCCGACGGTGCCGCAACACCACTGTCGTCGCAGAgcgggcggcgccgcagcgggcGGTCCGCTCGGAAGCTCTCGGGTCGCATCATGTCCCCGGCCACCAAGAGCAGCATGATGACGCCACATAAGGGTCTCAGTTCCGGCTCACAGCACGGCTGTGGTAGAAGTGCggctggtggcggcagcactaAGCTGGACGTGACGAGTCCGCTGAAGAGCCCCCGCCAGCATCTGCAGCTCGACCTCAGTGCTGATAAGAGGCGAAATCGTACACCGCCCCACTCGTCCTCCACGGCATGCTGCCTGCTGGAGACTCTCTCTCCGACCATCACGCGATCGCCGAGGATGACGAAGGCGTCATTGGCGGCTGGGCCGGCACAGGGTCTCATCATATCCATGCCAGATGCCAATACCACGCCACCGCAGACGGTGTTTCGTGCCGGCGCACCGCCGAACAGCTCAACGCATCGACACTCTCTTCGCAAGCCTGCCACAATGCTCGGTTCCATATCAGACCACAGTATCACCAAGGAAAATGAGGCGGGTGTTACGACCACCTTGCGACTCGGGCCGTCtgtggcggcgtcgacggAAGTTACTCAGTCGGCAGCTGCAACAGAGTTGGCGACTCTGCACCGGCTGTCGGAGTCTCCCAACACGCCTCTGGGCTATCGGGCGCCCCTCCAGCGTGACATCACAGCGGTGGGCATGTGCATGCGAACAGAGTCGCTTGCTGTGCTGGGTAGCCCCAATGTGGATGACGAGCGTCATGATGTCGACCACATAAGGGAAGGCCGAAGCGAGGCGGCAACtggtgatggcgatggcggctGCAAGCGAGTGGGATCGCAGACGGTGACTTGTCTGGCCGCTACAAAGAATGATGATGTCGACAACGTTAGTGCTGACAACAGCGACAAGGACAACCCCTCAGTTGTGTTGCCAACCAAGCTGTTCGTGAGCACCCCTTCGTCACCGATAAACAACCGCCTCAGCAGCACGTACAACTCAGATGGTAGTCCCCACACCACTGACTACCGCAGCCCCGTGCGTTGCCGCCCGCCCATGGAGGGCACCTCTAACGCGTCATCGCCTGTCATGATAAACACACTAAACGCACGCTTCAGCACTCCAAGCAGCGAGTGGCGAGATGTAGAGGTGGCAAAGATGGaggccatcgctgctgcgatggTGAAGGAAGGTCGGCAACCCTTCGCCACTGCTTTGGGGCCGCCTCTACCGCAGTCCCAGCGCAACCTCTTTTCAGCGCAGCGAAGCCATAGACACCGAAGTCCGCGCGAGTGTTCGCCTGCTGCCCGGTCGTCATCGTTTCTCGCGGGCCGACAATCCCCCACAAGAGGTCCTATCACGCCCTTGCGTACCGTACCAGAAGTGACATCAAACGAGGATCCCCATGAGCTGGCCAGTACCGTCCCCCTTTCGCACGACTCAGCTGCCCGcgcgaacagcagcagcttgctTGGTGGCATGCTCAACGCCGCGTCAGTGTCCAAGGCGGATTTGCAGTCTCACATGATGCCTCCATCAGCGGGCACCACACCTGCTGCCGGCAGGTCAGCGCGGCGGTTATCGATGGCAATGTCATCAACGTCCGCGACAACAACGTCGAAGCTGACCACGCCAACGCACGTGGGTCAGACGCCTTCTGTACCAAGCCAGTTCACTGTCGTGATGACGTCGGCGGACAAGCTCAAGTCAGTGTCGCCGTTCAGCGTCTCCGAGATGCGCAAGCCTATGTCACCACCCCTGACGGCATCGCAACGTGCCGTGATCAAGCCAGGGCGGACGCCAGCGGCACCAGTGCCCGCCCCGGTGTCTGCGTGCCCATCTGTTGAAGAACTGATCCCCATGACTCTCAGGGTCTCCGCGACGACTTCCCACCCGGCTGTTACCGCCCCTCGTTCGCACGAGTGCTCACTATCGCTGAAGGATGGGCGACTCGTAAATGCCAACAGTACTGTGAATCCACAGCTGCTGACAACGGCGCCCACTTCACCAGTGGGGACAATCGGTGTTGCGGCGGTTCTCCATCAGCCGCTGCATCGACCCTATCAGCCGGCCCACGGCCTTGTGTACCCCtccgacagcagcagccatgtCCTATCGGAGGCGAaaatggaggaggcgggtagcgcagctgcatcgcaGTCGCTGGGTCTGCACATGGCACGAGggtcgctggtgctgcaggaccgtgcttctcctcccaaTATGTCGTCGCAACTGCCGGTCattggcgctgccaccgccgccacagcaccaCCTTCTTTCGTGCTGTCTAGAACTACTCACGGGGCAGACGAGCGGCGCGAGGCTTTGTctcacaacagcagcaacgccagcgcAAAGTTGCTGAACACgcagcacacccgcacatcACCTGATCCCTCGCTTCGGTGTCAGCGCTCGTCTTTGTGCATCAACATCGCTCCCGATGTCACTGCGGGCACGAAGTCTCTCCGATCGGCCACCGCTGTTCTCACCAACGCTAGCACTAGCAGTCGTCTGAACAGCAGCTTCAAGAGTGGCGGCACTAGCAAGTCAGGTCTCGCTACATTGTCTTACCCGGCAGCCCTCTCTGGCTCGGCCGGCAGCGCGTCCTTTCAGTCGGTGTCGCGGTCGCCTCGCAACCCAGTCGCACATGGGACGACAGGCATCAACTCACTGCGGTCGTCGACTGATGGCGTGAGCGTAACGTCAGCGCGCAGCCCACGGAACGGTGTCTCACTGGCTGCTTCACCGAAGCCTTCAGCGACGTATCGGCGCCCCGGCTCTCCCCGTGGCATCTCGCCCGTGCTGATAACTACTGACTTGCTCACTAACGCAATCGGCGGGAACGTAATGTCGACGCCGATGCAATTACTTCAACAGCCACCTTCGCAGACGAAGATGCTGCAACGGTcatcggcagcggtggcgagcaCTGACGCAGGCTTGGGTAAGACGTCCATCTCTATCGTACCGCGCTATACGCAGTCCGGAGTGACGCTATTACGCAGTCCAATGCACCAGCAGTCCATCGGTGCGTCGGTCGCAGCTACCTCCCGCCCGCAGGCGCAAGGCTTGGCCGCGGGGCCGGTGAATCCCATGGTGGTCGCAGATTCTGTTGCTTCACTGAAACAGCCGTATAAGGCGAGCTTCGTTGCTATAAAATCGGTCAACTCGCGCGGCAGCACTACAGACGGATCCGTGAATACGATCAGCGTGGATGCCTTGTCTGAGTTGACAAGGTCAAAGCCAAAGCACCGCCGAGACCCTCGCACACTTCGACGCATCAGTGCTCCTCGACCCTCGacgttctccctctcccaggCCAACGGCGCAGTGTCGTCGTTGCCGACGACCGGGggcagcgacggaggtgacgaggacggcgacgGGCAGACTCGCGGCGCCTTTGCCAACTCCGTTCTTTCAAAGCCGCACGACAGGGACACGCCACGGTGCACTTCTGCGACTGAGGTTTCGCCACCCAAGATGTAG
- a CDS encoding hypothetical protein (TriTrypDB/GeneDB-style sysID: LpmP.27.1770) — MCETRCESGPGSTWSEAPALFFSQVTDGPPVSLLTLCGTCATAVGGDMQATSQQVLQRCHHTPVIRYRTVAYVNVVREYKLLLELMAGKVVRSCERMQSMQASVARQQQQQQRQHAYGSAEEQQSYMDPSISVSRVSLTSLCPSLQEKVLSQLLEALEDLLQRDRRAVRLAAGQTPLSQERSLLPLSEAMAPRERHVLLEELAHVERQLMNVRSSATAAMVTPARPGLSPQPLRDRHLYDVPSANRTHPRGRANADDGGVVYSPRSPVQPHQLPQRSSASPYGRVVEEAAGRLASVADPRRYFQHCHALMPGTSKVAQMRSYPDTSGRAPRPSQSRESSPPELTSPQRGTYGGSASNTAGHDDGDNVVSGNHIRASGGIAVVGAPPSAAITTTAPFPFSPAPRQVQDTSGNYHSAVGSASRADCTRDVQHTRLPSQDGTHRRGAVSAVQSQPLLDQEARRSLQALIGTAMWEAYRRPPPAEGESREPATHSSEEVGAGYNPGRCRRHGAVGRDIGNPNSDSDLQLWDYFAGRLSTTPALPVGCGGGGNYRTPPSMSPSPAFHLLTCEDRGSVVPLRQQTDATSQAQDETVAAGVFDSPHSDLSSHDIAALQRRVLHERQLRQEAKEAMLSAHTRIAALEMTTNDMAEMLLTHRLSVTFRAHLEGMEMLVGRWTRLAQNFCLQKSLLFAEEASVMVRQLLRKKFGVKSLWSPRTPQQQSNRRPTSPCVEARPSRDERQEDELWVSREEDKASDTVRDSSFWRRSDGGHHSAAAAVMGDHSLKLTGEEEEVHHRHSFHANHPSACSLPERQPLHQSPPSSTPASTSFSFPTTLQLQPLSLRL; from the coding sequence ATGTGCGAGACTCGGTGCGAGAGTGGGCCCGGTTCCACCTGGTCTGAGGCACCTGCACTATTCTTTTCGCAAGTTACAGATGGGCCGCCGGTGAGCTTGCTCACCCTAtgcggcacctgcgccaccgccgtcggtGGGGACATGCAGGCCACGTCGCAGCAGGTCCTTCAGCGTTGCCACCACACGCCGGTGATTCGCTATCGTACTGTCGCCTACGTCAACGTAGTCCGCGAGTACAAGCTGCTACTAGAGCTGATGGCCGGCAAGGTGGTCCGTTCCTGTGAGCGTATGCAGTCGATGCAGGCGTCTGTggcacgacagcagcagcagcagcaacggcagcacgcCTACGGTtcagcagaggagcagcagagtTACATGGACCCTTCCATCAGCGTTTCTCGCGTCTCTCTCACGTCCCTCTGTCCATCTCTACAAGAGAAGGTGTTGAgtcagctgctggaggcactGGAGGACTTACTTCAGCGCGACAGGCGCGCTGTGCGGCTCGCGGCAGGTCAGACGCCTCTCTCACAGGAGAGGTCGTTGCTGCCGTTGTCCGAGGCAATGGCACCGCGGGAGCGCCACGTGCTTCTCGAAGAGCTGGCCCAcgtggagcggcagctgatgAACGTGAGGTCTTCggccacggcagcgatggtCACGCCAGCGAGGCCTGGCCTCTCGCCACAGCCACTGCGGGATAGGCACCTGTATGATGTCCCGTCTGCGAACCGGACACACCCCCGTGGAAGGGCAAATGCCGATGATGGAGGGGTGGTATActcgcctcgctctcccGTGCAGCCACATCAGTTGCCTCAGAGGTCGTCGGCGTCTCCATACGGCCGCGttgtggaggaggctgcgGGCCGCTTGGCTTCTGTGGCTGACCCCCGTCGGTATTTTCAACACTGCCACGCCCTGATGCCAGGCACCTCGAAGGTCGCACAAATGAGGAGCTATCCTGATACCTCCGGCCGAGCGCCGCGCCCGTCACAGAGCAGGGAAAGCTCGCCACCCGAACTAACGTCGCCTCAGCGTGGCACGTACGGTGGGAGCGCCTCCAATACTGCTGGTCATGACGATGGTGATAACGTTGTCTCTGGCAACCACATCAGAGCAAGCGGCGGCATTGCCGTGGTTGGCGCTCCGCCGTCTGCAGCGATcacaacaacagcaccgtttcccttctctcctgcacCGCGACAGGTGCAAGACACTAGCGGCAACTATCACTCTGCAGTTGGCAGTGCTTCTCGAGCAGATTGCACTCGTGACGTGCAACACACGAGGCTTCCCAGTCAGGATGGGACACACCGTCGAGGTGCCGTTTCTGCGGTACAGTCTCAACCTCTGTTGGATCAAGAAGCCCGTCGCTCGCTGCAGGCTTTGATTGGCACAGCCATGTGGGAGGCATACCGTCGACCCCCACCCGCAGAGGGTGAGTCGCGGGAGCCTGCGActcacagcagcgaggaggtcgGAGCAGGCTATAATCCTGGTAGGTGTCGCCGCCATGGGGCCGTTGGCAGGGACATCGGGAACCCCAACAGCGACTCGGACCTACAGCTTTGGGACTACTTCGCCGGCCGACTCTCCACGACGCCGGCACTGCCTGTTGgttgcggtggcggtggtaatTACCGAACCCCACCCTCAATGTCTCCGTCCCCAGCCTTCCACCTGCTGACATGCGAAGACCGCGGGTCAGTAGTGCCACTACGGCAGCAGACCGACGCGACATCACAAGCGCAAGATGaaacggtggcggcgggtgTTTTTGATAGTCCACATAGCGACCTCAGCAGCCATGACATCGCCGCGCTTCAGCGTCGCGTTCTCcacgagcggcagctgcgccaggagGCTAAGGAAGCCATGCTCAGCGCGCACACTCGCATCGCAGCACTGGAGATGACTACAAACGACATGGCAGAGATGCTACTGACTCACCGACTCTCCGTGACGTTCCGCGCGCACCTGGAGGGGATGGAAATGCTGGTGGGGCGCTGGACACGACTCGCACAGAATTTCTGTCTGCAGAAGAGTCTCCTGTTTGCCGAGGAGGCGTCGGTGATGGTGCGGCAGTTGCTACGCAAGAAGTTTGGTGTGAAATCACTGTGGTCGCCGCGGAcgccccagcagcagtcaAACCGGCGTCCGACTTCACCATGCGTCGAAGCCCGCCCATCACGTGATGAGCGACAGGAGGACGAGCTATGGGTGAGTCGAGAGGAAGACAAGGCCAGCGACACCGTGCGAGACAGCAGTTTCTGGCGAAGGTCTGACGGGGGCCAccacagtgctgctgctgctgtgatggGCGACCACTCGCTGAAGTTGActggggaagaggaggaggtgcatcATCGTCATAGCTTCCATGCCAATCACCCATCAGCATGTTCGTTGCCTGAGCGGCAGCCATTGCACCAGTCGCCACCAAGCAGCACACCGGCTTCCACATCGTTTTCCTTCCCAACAActctccagctgcagccacTGTCGTTGCGTTTGTGA
- a CDS encoding glycosomal phosphoenolpyruvate carboxykinase, putative (TriTrypDB/GeneDB-style sysID: LpmP.27.1790), with protein sequence MAPIIHRNLTAPELVQWALKLEKDTVLSARGTLCVLSYAKTGRSPRDKRVVDTDDVRSNVDWGSVNMKLSEESFAKVKKHAMDFLNSREHMFVVDCFAGHDERYRLKVRVITARPYHALFMYNMLIRPTQKELESFGEPEYTIYNAGECSADPSVPGITSKTSVSLNFKTQEEVILGTEYAGEMKKGILTVMFELMPRQGHLCMHASANVGKKGDVTVFFGLSGTGKTTLSADPNRMLIGDDEHVWTDRGVFNIEGGCYAKAIGLNPKTEEEIYNAVRFGAVAENCRLDKTHEIDFNDESICKNTRVAYPLEHIPGALTHAVAGHPRNVIFLTNDAFGVMPPVARLTPEQAMFWFIMGYTANVPGVEAGSLPVAKPVFSACFAGPFLVRHATFYGEQLAKKMTEHNARVWLLNTGYAGGRADRGAKRMPLKVTRAVIDAIHDGSLDREEYIVYPGWGLHIPKKCARVPSHLLDPRKAWKDVKAFNHTTKELVMMFQESFEKRFASKASDALKSAVPKYVECAHL encoded by the coding sequence ATGGCTCCGATCATTCACCGCAACCTTACCGCCCCCGAGCTGGTGCAGTGGGCGCTGAAGCTTGAGAAGGACACAGTGCTGAGCGCGCGCGGCACGCTGTGCGTGCTGTCGTACGCGAAGACCGGCCGATCTCCGCGCGACAAGCGCGTGGTGGACACGGATGACGTGCGCAGCAACGTGGACTGGGGCAGCGTGAACATGAAGCTGAGTGAGGAGTCGTTcgcgaaggtgaagaagcaCGCGATGGACTTCCTGAACTCACGCGAGCACATGTTTGTCGTGGACTGCTTCGCCGGGCACGACGAGCGCTATCGCCTGAAGGTGCGCGTGATCACGGCCCGACCGTACCACGCGCTGTTCATGTACAACATGCTGATCCGCCCGACGcagaaggagctggagagcTTTGGTGAGCCGGAGTACACGATCTACAACGCCGGCGAGTGCTCGGCAGACCCGTCTGTGCCCGGGATCACGTCGAAGACGTCCGTGTCGCTGAACTTCAagacgcaggaggaggtgatcCTCGGCACGGAGTACGCCGGCGAGATGAAGAAGGGCATACTGACGGTGATGTTCGAGCTGATGCCGCGCCAGGGCCACCTGTGCATGCACGCGTCCGCGAACGTCGGCAAGAAGGGCGACGTGACCGTGTTCTTTGGGCTGAGCGGGACGGGCAAGACGACGCTGTCCGCGGACCCGAACCGGATGCTGAtcggcgacgacgagcaCGTGTGGACGGACCGCGGCGTGTTCAACATCGAGGGTGGCTGCTACGCAAAGGCGATCGGGCTGAACCcgaagacggaggaggagatctACAACGCGGTGAGGTTcggcgcggtggcggagaaCTGCAGACTAGACAAGACGCACGAAATCGACTTCAACGACGAGTCGATCTGCAAGAACACGCGCGTCGCGTACCCACTGGAGCACATCCCCGGCGCGCTGACCCACGCGGTTGCCGGGCACCCGCGCAACGTGATCTTCCTGACGAACGACGCGTTCGGCGTGATGCCGCCGGTTGCGCGGCTGACGCCGGAGCAGGCGATGTTTTGGTTCATCATGGGGTACACGGCGAACGTGCCCGGGGTGGAGGCGGGAAGCCTGCCGGTGGCGAAGCCGGTCTTCTCGGCGTGCTTCGCCGGCCCGTTCCTTGTGCGCCACGCGACGTTCTACGGCGAGCAGCTGGCGAAGAAGATGACGGAGCACAACGCACGGGTGTGGTTGCTGAACACCGGCTACGCCGGCGGGCGTGCGGACCGCGGCGCGAAGCGGATGCCGCTGAAGGTGACGCGCGCCGTGATCGATGCAATTCACGACGGCAGCCTGGACAGGGAGGAGTACATCGTGTACCCGGGCTGGGGGCTGCACATCCCGAAGaagtgcgcgcgcgtgccgtCGCACCTGCTGGACCCGCGCAAGGCATGGAAGGACGTAAAGGCGTTCAATCATACGACGAAGGAGCTCGTTATGATGTTCCAGGAGAGCTTCGAGAAGCGCTTTGCGTCGAAGGCGAGCGATGCACTGAAGTCCGCTGTGCCGAAGTACGTTGAATGCGCCCACTTGTAA